From Cervus elaphus chromosome 10, mCerEla1.1, whole genome shotgun sequence:
AATCAATTAATCCCATCCATGGATcagggatggcatcaccaactcaatgagtctgagcaatctccagggaagcctggtatgctgcaatccatggggtcgcaaagagtccgaccctactgagcaactgaactgaactgatcactgtTCAAAGAACTCTTTCTGATTCCAGGCTACACTACTACAAGAAATTTAATCATATCCTGATAGAGAACTAGTCTGACCACCTCTCCAATCAAGCTAATTctgtattattactttttttttttttgagtcaactttCTGGGGGTATAACTTACAAACAATAGAATGCACACGCAAACACTGCTTTTTCCTAGTCAAATTCTTACTTCTGCTGCTCTGATCTTCTGGACATTTCAAAAATTAAGCCATAGAGCAATGAAGTCGAACCACATAAAACAGTCAAGAACGAGCGATTTCATATGGCTCGACCTAATAAAGCTTTAAGAAAAATGCAATGAAACTTGAATGCCCGACAATAAAACAAGTGGACgaaattaagaaaaaactgtGTCTTACCGGTCATTCCAATCATCCCCTCGACGTCTTTCATCTCTCTCCCGGGAACGGTCGTAGTCGCTGCGCTCTCGTCTAAACTTGTCCCTGCGCCTTCGATCATACTCGTCATCACTGTCACCCATGGCGCTGGCTGAGGGGGCCTGGAATCCGGAGAGGGATGATCTGGGCGTTCAACAATGACGACAGGAGCAgaggaccccaccccaccccctttgcAGCAGCATGCCCGCCTCCCTCCACAAAGGCCAGCCCTCCACCGACCCCGCCATCATAAGGCCTCCGACTCTCCAGTCGCCCCCAGCGGCCTCCCCGCCCACCCGCAAGCCCGTCTCCCAGCTTCCCGCCCCAGCCCGGCTCTTCCCGCTCcaggcccctccccccacctggaAGCGGTCGCGGCCGTTAGTCTCGCGGTCCAGCCAGCAGGTTCCCTGGGAGATCTGGGCCCGCCCCTTGCCTCGGGCGCGCGACGGGGAAGTCGAGGAGGGTGAGGAGACTGAGGGCTCTCGGCGACGGGGCCGAATAGACGCGAAGAAACCGGGACAGCCGAGAACGGACGGTCGGCGCGCGCAGCTCGAGCTGCGCCTGCGTCACCCGCAGAACAGCTCCCGGAACCACACACTGCACCCAGCAGGGCCTGATGGAGAACTAATTAGGAGAGGGAAAGGCTGGGAGCACCGAGGACTGATGGGAAGGGGCGGGCACCCAGAAGTCTCGCGCGCTCTGCGGGACGAGACCTGTGCGGGCGAGAGGAACTACGGGAGCCAGGCGGGACCAAGCCTCGGGAGGGCGGtagactccccctcccccctctggCCGTGAGGGAGCGCTTCCTCCCGCCGAGGTCGGAGGTCGCGCTTCCCCGGATGTATCCGAAGTCTAAACCAGTTGGCATTCAGCTGCTTTCCACCTGTGTTTAATCGCGGAGCCCCCCGACTTCATCAGGAATGGTTCTCCCCTCTCCTTGCGCAGGGCAGAGGTTTAGGGACTCTTCCGTTTTCGCGGACACAGCAACCATTTTAAAGCATTTCCCACCATTTTGTGATCCCACTAGAGAACCAACCTTTATTGGTCGTCGATGTACGCTACCTGCAAAACCCATTGTCCCTGCTCTTCTTCCACAAAGGCACCCCATCTTTAATTAAAAGTGGCAGACCCCAACCAGCACCTTGATGAGATCGGTTGTAGGTTGTGATCCTGACCGCCAAGCAGGATCTGGGCTGCCGCAGATTAAATGCAGCACCACCCCAGGGATAACAAAAAAGTGCTTGTTCAGTGAGTTGAGTGTGAAGACTTGAGGAAATGCTGCCTTTCTTGCACATACTGCATCCTTGTCCCCAGGGCTTGTGGGGgctttgcggggggggggggggtgtctttACAGAAACTACTTTAAAAAGAGTGTACAATGGAGTTGCAAAAAACTGGTCCAGGACTAGGAAGACCCTTCTGATCTTGATTCTGCCATTTGGGAGCGATGCAACCTGAGGACGTCACTTCTCAGCTAAAAATGCAGGCCAGTCACCACAGCCTGCTTGTGTGGAGCTGATGTGAGAATATCAGATGAGACAACAGACTTCAAAGTGTTTTGTAAACTCTGGCGGGGTTGTTATTTCATGACTGGAGGACGAGGAGACAGCATTTGGTGACAAAGTTATAAAGGTAGTTGTCGGGGAGGGTggtggatgggaagggaggacaCAGCAGGTGCTCCTGGGGAGACTCAGCAGTCGGTGGTGACCGTGGCCGAGAGCTCCTGGATCCGCCAGGCACTGCAGGCCTTGCACAAGATGTGCCCATCCAGCGGGTAGCAGCCCTGACACTCACCCTCAGAGGAGAGCAGCAGCCCACACTCCTGTTCAGAAAGAAGCAATAGCTTTCCATCAGGCCCCAACCCCTGAGATCCTTCTCCATCATGCTTTACCACACCCAGTGCCCCAGGCCCCAAtaaccctcccccccacccacacCGTTGCCCAGGCCCCCCTACCTCACACTTGTAACAGCCAATGTGAAAACTGCGATCCAGAGCTACGATTCGCACGGTCTCCTCCTGACCTGGCTCAGGCATGATGGCCCCACCACATACTGAGCATCTTGGGGCAAACTTCCTGGGGGCGGAAGGGAACCCGGGAGGCTGTCAGGTCCCAGGGTTGGAGGGGACTAACAACGGAGCCCAGAGAAGGTGGGACAAGGGAGGGGACGGGAGAGGCCAAAGGTAGGTAGGGTTTGGGATCTTAGGGAAAGAGAGAATGAGGCACGGCCAGGGTTGCCAAACAGGAGAGGCTGGTACTGCGATAGGAAGGAGTCATGAGGAAGATGGGAAAGGCCAGCCCAGACATCCTGAGACACAAGCTGGGGACCCAGCTGACCTGTGGAAGTCCTCGATGCAGTGGATCTGGCTCGTGGCATCCACAGTGAAAGGAATGCCATCGAGGCCGCGGTGGCACACCACACAGGTGAAGCAGCCTGGGTGGTAGGCCTTCCCCATAGCCCTCAGAATCCGGTCCAGGATGGGCTGGGAGCACGTGGAGCACTTTTCCAGGGTGGCCTGCCGGGAAAGAGGGCAGGAAGGTCAGGGGCTGGGGAGACCCTCAGGAGCCCTTCCAGGCATCCGGCCAGCCCATCCATCTTATTTCTGTAGCCTCCTTCGTGGGATTCAGTGAAACGTGACCTTGAACAGATCTGAGTACTGACCCCAGCACTGCAGCTtcctggacaagttatttaacctctcagcTTCATTTTCCTTCAGTAGTCATATCTGCTTCACTGGGATATTGTGGGAATTTAGCACCTTcctgtaaatctaaaataaatgCCTGGGACTTCAccggcagcccagtggttaagaatctgcccaccaaggcaggggacatgagttcgatccctggtctgggaagatcccatacgcctcagaacaactaagcccatgcaccacaactactgaggctacACTCTAGAGCCCCATGGTCTGCAACAAGAGCAGCGCCGACAATGAGAAGCCggtgcaccgcagctagagaaagctggcTGGCAACacaaagacccaaagcagccaaaaataaataaaaacaaatgcttcACACGTATGAGGGCATATTGTCCTTCCTCTTCAGCAGCCAGTGTATAGCTACTTACTTCATTCATCCCTTCTTCTGGTTTATCAGTGTCAGTTCCCCTGCTTCAAGCCCTATTCGTCTAGTTTCCAACTCCTTTATTCCAGTTGGACAGAAGCCCTCCCGGCCCCCAGCCACTCACCACATAGCAGCTCTCACAGTACGCCCTCCTGTCCACAGCGTAGAAATGCTGGCCCCGCAGCTGGGCCCGGCACGCGGCACACACAAAGCAGGCCACATGGAAGACGCGATCCAGGGCCACGACCCCGGCCCCGTCCCCGACCACGTCTTCTCCGCAGCCACCGCACcggcctgggggcggggagggacagGGTCAACCCCCTTACAGGCCTGGAAGCCTGTCCGGGGGAGCCGTGTCCctctgactctgcagtcccacCTCCCGGAGGCCGGGGAGTCAGCTCACCAAAGTACTCCCCGCTGGGCGGGTGGTTCATGTCGTGCACCAGCTTCTTGGTCAGCCTCTCAAGCTCCTCCTCGGGAGGCTGGCTCGGGGGGACCTGGGAGGTGAGAATCAGGGGTTTGGCCCTTCCTCTGGCTCCCAGTGCTGTCACTGAGGGTCCCCAGGGTGACCAGGCCGTTCTACCCCGAAAGCTGATCAGAGAACAAGTCCCAGCCCACGGGCTGGGGGAGCCCCTCTGGCAGCCAGGGTGTAGATCTAGGACCCTCCTTCTTTTAGTCTTGAATTTCCCCACATCCACAGGGAATCCAGAGCCCCAGCATCCCAGACCTCTGACATTAACCACTCCCCACGTACCCCACCAAGTCAGCATCCACTTGTCTTTGATGGACCCGAAATCCCAGCACCCAGGGCTTACCTGGGACCCGTACccgcctcctcttcctcctgcaggGCCAGAGACCCCCGCGGCCTCCTCCTTAGCCCCTGGCCCTGGCTCGCGGTGGCTCCTGTAGCCAGCCCCCCAGACTTCACCTCGGCCTGGGAGAGGAAAGTGGGGGCCCAGGGAGGGCCCGGAGGCCTGAGAGGCCCCCCGCCTGGGAGGGCCGCAGCCTCTCACGGGTTGTGCCACCTTCACTTGCACAGGGAAGGCAGGGCCAGCGGGGGTGCTGGCCGTAGCATAGGAGGCCGGAGTGGGGCCCCCATAGGGGGGCCCTGGGAGCGGTGGGGGAGGAAGCGCCCCTCCATTTGGCCTTAGGGGGCCTGAGCCTGAGCGGTAGGCAGGGGGTTCAGGGGGCTCGTAAGCCTGGGGAGAGACACAGAGCGGGAGTGAGCTGGGCCCATTTCCAGGACACCCGTCTATAGGAACTCCCCCCCACACACCTCTTGGGGCACCCAGGCAAGAACCAGCTTTGACAAGGGCCCGGGAGTAAGCATCCCTCACATGGGGCTTGTTGGAAGGGGAAATGGGGGGGTATTCAAAGTAGGGACCAGGcttgtggggggaggggcagggtcaAGGATCagaaggggcaggggcaggacagGGGAGTCACCTGCCGGTCAGGCCGCCGCGGGGCGTGACCTCGACCCCCATCCAACTCAGCCAGCATGCTGGTCAGGGAGTCTATCTCAGCATCCAGACTTCCCGGGCGCAAGCCCCCCCTGTCTGGGGGGAAGCCCTGGGGAGGGAGCAAAAAGCAGACAGAAATGCAATTCACAGGGTCTCCCCTCCTGCCCCGAATCGCCCCATCCCCCCGTGCCCGTGCTCACCTGTGAGTGCTGGGGTGCTCCGTGGCACCCCACCCAGGCCAGCCCCCGGTCCTCCGGTCCCCCGGGGGTCTGGTAACACTGCTCAGATGGGAGGGGGCAAAAATTGAGCCGGGGGTGGGGCTGGAGCGCTGGGGTGAGGGAAGAGAGAGCCAAGGTGGGGATGAGGAAGGACAGGGTGAGGACGCCTGTGGAGGCCACTGTCTTGGGTCCCTCTTCGCCCCTCGCCCTGCACCTGGGGTTCGCGAATGGGGCCGGGGACAGGGAGGGCTGCGAGGGGAAGGGGCGGCAGGGGCCGGCTCAGCGGGGCGCGGACGCCACAAGGCAGAGCTGAGAGCGCTGGTGGCCTGGGGGCGGCCTCTGGGCCTCACTGGGGCTGCCTTACCTGCTCCGTGGGCCGGGGGCGGCCCCGAGGCCCCTCGGGGGAGCGCTCTCCCCTGAGGGGCTCGAGCGGGCTCCGGCTGCTTCggggggagccaggtgggcccGGACATGGTCTGGAAAGGGGGACTCCAGACAGCGAGTCGGGCCCCACGGAGTACCGGGGCTCTGACTTGGAGCCCTTCTTCCGTCCCACACCTCGCTTGGGACTCCAGGAAAGAAACtttttctggccttttttttttttccccttcctccctaATTTTGGGGATGGCCACGCCCCTGGTGACATCATCGCATTCCTGGGGGAGGGTCACGTGGCCCCCTAGGCCCTAAACTGCCGTCCCTCCCCGAGTAGGGCCCCCTCCTGCGAGCAGGGAGCGCTTTCCTCCGGAGCCCCGAGTCTGGGGGCGACCGGCAGCCTGCATCTCCACcagcgccccacccccacccccaggccggCGCCCCAGGTCCCTGCTGGGAGTCTCTCCAACACCCCTCTGTCCCCATCCCCCATACAGATTTCTCCCTCTTTCCATCCCACGTACCCATCCCGCCTCCAGAAATGCTCAGTCCGCACTTAGTGTTTTGATCTTTTATTCACATTGAgcagttagaaaaataaaacagaacaaaaacatcACAAcctcaggggtgggggag
This genomic window contains:
- the TRIP6 gene encoding thyroid receptor-interacting protein 6 — encoded protein: MSGPTWLPPKQPEPARAPQGRALPRGASGPPPAHGAALQPHPRLNFCPLPSEQCYQTPGGPEDRGLAWVGCHGAPQHSQGFPPDRGGLRPGSLDAEIDSLTSMLAELDGGRGHAPRRPDRQAYEPPEPPAYRSGSGPLRPNGGALPPPPLPGPPYGGPTPASYATASTPAGPAFPVQVKVAQPVRGCGPPRRGASQASGPSLGPHFPLPGRGEVWGAGYRSHREPGPGAKEEAAGVSGPAGGRGGGYGSQVPPSQPPEEELERLTKKLVHDMNHPPSGEYFGRCGGCGEDVVGDGAGVVALDRVFHVACFVCAACRAQLRGQHFYAVDRRAYCESCYVATLEKCSTCSQPILDRILRAMGKAYHPGCFTCVVCHRGLDGIPFTVDATSQIHCIEDFHRKFAPRCSVCGGAIMPEPGQEETVRIVALDRSFHIGCYKCEECGLLLSSEGECQGCYPLDGHILCKACSAWRIQELSATVTTDC